In one Magallana gigas chromosome 9, xbMagGiga1.1, whole genome shotgun sequence genomic region, the following are encoded:
- the LOC117691388 gene encoding putative per-hexamer repeat protein 5: protein MRVESLWAVGGTLLALVSIAGADDLLQTLFAAGLIVPVIGFFTGGVQLTPAQLAAAFIGAIAVTSDKIPPFSSSSSSSSSSSGTPVASPVVLGSAYSGGTGTGTGTGTGTGTGTGTGTGTGTGTDTGTGTGTGTGTGTGTGTGTGTGTDTGTGTGTGTGTDTGTGTGTGTGTDTGTGTDTGTGTGTNTGAWCTTAGYTYDQTAAACYKVVSTPASWTDATAACTGDSGHLLKVDSDARYSFLVNQITSGSLQTVYIQGKRADVSSNFLYDDNSQITYFKWDQNEPSTGATDLKIRTNQSTNLWTAVDGTDTAAYICEIYDTTSG, encoded by the exons ATGAGGGTTGAGAGTTTGTGGGCCGTCGGGGGAACACTCCTGGCCCTGGTGTCCATTGCGGGCGCGGACGATCTTCTACAGACGCTGTTCGCCGCCGGCCTTATTGTCCCTGTTATTGGATTTTTCA CCGGTGGGGTTCAGCTCACACCGGCTCAACTAGCGGCTGCTTTTATCGGCGCCATCGCCGTCACGTCGGACAAGATTCCTCCCTTTTCTTCGTCTTCATcgtcatcgtcatcatcatccgGGACACCGGTGGCAAGTCCTGTAGTTCTTGGAAGCGCATATAGTGGAGGAACTGGCACCGGAACTGGAACTGGCACCGGAACTGGAACAGGAACCGGAACTGGTACGGGCACAGGAACTGGCACGGACACCGGAACTGGAACGGGCACAGGAACTGGTACGGGAACAGGAACTGGCACGGGAACCGGAACTGGCACGGACACCGGAACTGGAACGGGCACTGGAACTGGTACAGACACCGGAACTGGAACAGGTACCGGCACTGGAACTGACACCGGCACTGGAACAGACACAGGAACTGGAACAGGAACTAACACAG GAGCATGGTGCACCACCGCGGGATACACGTACGACCAGACGGCCGCCGCCTGCTACAAGGTGGTGTCGACCCCCGCCAGCTGGACGGACGCCACCGCGGCGTGTACGGGAGACAGCGGGCACCTGCTGAAGGTGGACAGTGACGCCAGATACAGCTTCCTGGTCAACCAGATCA CTTCGGGTTCTCTACAGACCGTCTACATCCAAGGCAAGCGGGCAGACGTCAGCTCGAATTTCCTCTACGACGACAACAGTCAGATCACTTACTTTAAGTGGGATCAGAACGAGCCGTCTACTGGCGCCACGGACCTGAAGATCCGGACCAACCAGTCCACGAACCTGTGGACAGCCGTGGACGGGACGGACACCGCCGCTTATATCTGTGAAATATACGACACCACAAGCGGTTAG
- the LOC105336007 gene encoding tumor susceptibility gene 101 protein has protein sequence MAGPDQVLKQALSKYKYADIARRDVTNAMTQFKDLRPSHDSFIFNDGNRKELLNLDGTIPVTYKGSIYNIPIGIWILDTHPYNPPMVFVKPTSAMQIKPGRNVDTNGKVDLPYLRDWRYPQSDLLGLIQILVIVFGEEPPVFSRQSQMAQSRPPYPGTSQYPGQAPYPMQGSGFPMPMPDSMNQPPGYSQYPSSSTQYGGSGFSGYPGPASSGYPGYPTQNYPLQYPSSTNQYGGGSNLPYPQYTTPGTNTVTSSAQPGSTSTVTEEHLRMSLLSAVEDKMKRRLREMFEQAQAEMNVLHKTQADLVKGKEKLEVMVKELENEKVEIENNIKLLQDKDQEVKEVLQKLDNQDKLDIDEAVVTTTPLYRQLLNSFAEEQAIEDAIYYLGEALRKDVIDLDVFLKQVRELSRKQFFLRALIQKCREKAGLPPMA, from the exons ATGGCCGGGCCAGATCAAGTTTTGAAGCAGGCTTTGAGTAAG TACAAGTACGCAGACATTGCTAGGAGAGATGTGACAAATGCTATGACCCAGTTCAAAGATTTACGGCCGAGCCATGACTCGTTTA TATTTAATGATGGCAACAGAAAAGAACTCCTGAACTTGGATGGCACCATACCTGTCACATATAAAG GTAGTATTTACAACATTCCCATCGGTATCTGGATCCTGGACACCCACCCCTATAACCCTCCCATGGTGTTTGTCAAACCAACCAGTGCAATGCAGATCAAGCCGGGGAGAAATGTGGACACCAACGGGAAGGTAGACCTACCATACCTACGTGACTGGCGATAT CCCCAGTCGGATCTGTTGGGACTGATACAGATTCTGGTTATTGTGTTTGGAGAGGAACCCCCAGTGTTCTCTAGGCAATCTCAGATGGCCCAGTCCCGACCCCCCTACCCCGGGACCAGCCAGTATCCTGGTCAGGCCCCCTACCCGATGCAAG GGAGCGGTTTCCCCATGCCCATGCCTGACAGTATGAATCAGCCCCCAGGATATTCCCAGTACCCCAGCAGCAGTACTCAATACGGGGGGTCAGGGTTCTCCGGATATCCTGGGCCAGCGTCTTCAGGGTATCCTGGCTACCCCACCCAGAATTACCCCCTACAGTACCCCTCTAGTACCAACCAATATGGAGGAGGATCAAACCTTCCCTACCCACAATACACCACTCCAGGAACTAACACAG TGACATCTAGTGCTCAGCCTGGGAGTACCAGCACAGTGACAGAGGAACATCTCCGGATGTCCCTGCTCTCGGCCGTCgaagacaaaatgaaaaggAGGCTTCGAGAAATGTTTGAACAAGCACAG GCAGAGATGAACGTTCTACACAAAACACAGGCTGACCTTGTCAAGGGCAAAGAGAAGCTGGAGGTCATGGTCAAAGAGCTGGAAAATGAAAAG GTGGAGATAGAAAACAACATCAAACTCTTACAAGACAAAGATCAGGAGGTGAAGGAAGTCCTACAGAAGCTTGACAACCAAGACAAACTGGACATAGATGAGGCCGTTGTGACAACTACCCCACTGTACAGACA ACTACTGAACTCCTTCGCCGAGGAGCAGGCTATAGAGGACGCTATCTACTATCTGGGCGAGGCACTCCGTAAGGATGTCATTGACCTTGACGTCTTCCTCAAG CAAGTACGAGAGTTATCTAGGAAACAATTCTTCTTAAGAGCCTTGATACAGAAATGTCGAGAGAAAGCAGGACTTCCTCCAATGGCATGA